The genomic DNA CAAAAGTGGATACTGGAGAGCAAGGGGCTTGGAGTCAGTATGATGGGTGTCTGCAATACACAACGCAAAGATATTCACTGAATGACTTATCAGGATTGTTTTATCCTTGAAATAGCATACAAATAACCCAAAACCTAAATATTGCCCTCTCCTCTACTCCAAATATCTCAAAGTCTGAAATTTTAACATGACaaaactcaaaaattatttttacacgCTAAGAAAGATAAAAAcgtaactacttttttttttaactcttatttcAACAGGTTTTGGGGGTacagtggtttttggttacatggatgagttctttagtggtaaattctgagattttggtgcttAACCTCTCTTTTTAAGCCAAAATTTATAGAGTCTTTCCCAAATAGAAAAACCAACCTGAATTCATAGGAATAATGGGTAACCACGTCACCAacatgttgttttttttaataatgaggtCTGGGGGAAATCTATGAAAATGTTCTTTGAGATGTGCAAGTTAATAAATAGCTCATGTAACTGTACCAACTTGTTACTCAACATCACACCAGTcatttttcttacagttctgagaACCTACTGTTTTCTAACTTGAGATTATCACTGTTTGTTTTATAAGATACCACCGAGTTTTATAGAGAGAACGTGTGCACTTTCTttacaaggaaacagaaaattcaaaatatttatttacttgaaaATACTCCAAACTTTATATTTTAGCAATCCTAATTAAGATGAGAAATGGGGTAACTTTCCATGATCACACATAACCTTTCTAAGACAAACCTAAGTAACAGAAAGCAAACTGGAGTGTATAAATTCTGTATTTGCTTAAAAGGGCAAATAAATGCAAGCAATGGTGATACCATAAAGAAAGAGCTACCTGTGAAAAAAATGCTGGTGTAAGAGAGGCTGTAGGGAGAGATGGGCTCAATATTCCCAGTGGGCTTGGATCACTGCTTGTGATCACAAGGGTGGGTGCCAGTTCTAACCCTTTGGGTTTCTTCGATCTTgatgaattatttgttttgtcCTTTTCTGGCAAGACTGAATCCTGGTCTTTAGGCTCCAGTGACAAGTTCTCTGGAAGTTCCATTGGTTGAGAAGCTACTGAATCAATGTCTGTGTCGATGTCTGGGTGAGAACTCAGTGGTGGTGAAGGTGTTCTGGGAGGTTCCTGCAAACAAGGGGGTATGGACGAAATGGGTGGTGTGGTGGCAAAAGTAGTTGTTAtgctagaggcagaggttggggcttccagggaaggcaattttggGGAAACCAGTGTCTCCAATGCTTGGATAGTTTCTTCTGAAGATGGAGAAATACTTGGGCCAGTTGACATGGTGGCAGCAACAGGTTCAACTGGTGGCTTTTTGGAAGGTGTCGTGACAAATTTGATGACAGATGGTGTAGGCTCCTGAGATTTTTTCTCTGCCAGTTTCTCAGCTGGATTCTCAGTCTTTATCAATTTGAAAAGCTTTACATTGGAGGAGTTTAAAGAGTTGAGAGTAAATGAAGAATATAAACCAGAGTGTATGTAGTCATTTCGGCTAGAGGTCTTGGCaccaggctgaggtggtttctCTTTCCCTCCATTCTCCACATCTTTGGAATTGCTGCTGACTTCACTGAAGTTTAAAGTTTCACAGTCACCTTCAATCCTGCCCACAGTCATTGGATCCATGTTCAAAATCTCTGGATAAGAGACAAACTTGTATACAAATTTCTGACCATTCACTTTTTTGATGATATTCTGTaggtaaaaaaaataagcattcttATCCTTTCTTATAAACTTATATCCCATAGTTCATGAAAAAGCTGTCATAATGAGGTTCTCCATTTGAGAAGCAGACATCACTTACTTAAGTGTCAAAATCACCTAAATTCATCTAGCCATACCAAACCAGTCCCTACCACTATGGGGAAGTTAAGGCAAGAACACTTAAATGTCTTATTAACAACCGAACTAATATGTTACATAAAAGCCAAAGGATTTTAATTGCTTACCACTCTCAACCAATTATCTGTATAGGTTAGAACTCCCTGAACTGCAATCTCAAACAATTCCAAAGGTACAAGCCATTCACATCCTGAGTAAgcaaaaaggaatttatttatggttttttcttttttttttttttgagatggagtcttgctctgtcactcaggctggagtgcagtggcgtgatctcagctcactgcaacctctgactcctgagttcaagcaatctccagcctcagcctcccaaagtgctgggattacaggtgtcagccaccatgaccagctgcaAAAAAGGAATTTAGAACATTGTATCTGCTAAACTTCTTACTTCCTTCAGGAATTCCAGTTTATCTCCAGACAGGAAAGCCAATCAGATCAACCACTTAAAGGTGAAAGAGCCAGGCCGGGtgtctcacactttgggaggccaaggaggagggtggattgcctgatgtcagttcaagacaagcctggacaatacggtgaaaccccatctctactaaaaatacaaaaattagccaggtgtggtggtgggcacctgtaatcccagctacttaggaggttgaggcaggagaatcacgggaacctgagaggcagaggttgcagtgagctgagatcaggccatgcactccagcctgggcaaaagagcaagactctgtctcaaaaaaaaaaaggttaaaaaaaaaaattaagatctcAAGATCTCAGCTTCTCATTCTAATTCTATCCTTTGGAGCCATTTATTTTACCTCAGTGCCCAAGAatgaattcaaaatattattaaacaaaaaatataattttaactaaAAAACCAACTCTGTGTATTAACAGCTACTACTTAAGGTGTAAGGTGTTAATTTGTGTTCCCTGGgttaaattaaaactaaaaattaaaatcttaaaacaaGAATATACATGtagatatacatatgtgtatgtgtgtatatatatgtatgacttTTTTCTCCCCAAGACAGGGTTActcatcactcaggctggagtgcagtagtgtgatcatggctcactgcaacctcgaccacttgagcttaagcaatcctcctacctcagcctcctgagcactgggactacaggtgtacaccaccatgccaggctgttttattttttgtagagacagagtttccctgtgttgcccaggctaggctcaaggtcctgggctcaagcgatcctcctgcctcagcctccgaaagtgttggcattacaggcacaagccaccacttCAGGcgtcacaatttttaaattatgacacACATGAGAATACATATTTATCCTCAAGAATCTCAAACTGCCTTTGTCCTATTCCAATTCTgtacatactttttcttttaaagacaactCTAGAAATAAAATAGGTGTAATGGAAGTTAATAAGTAAGATTTGGTAGAGATACAGCCAgaacatttatcctttgtatcCTAATTCCAAACTGCTGAAACTACAAAATAAACTGGATTAAAATAAACTAGGATGTTGGTATCTATAACCTTAACAGAAaagaaggaatctttttttttttttgagatggagtctcgctctgtcacccaggctggagtgcaatgtgcaatatcagctcactgcaacttctgcctcccaggttcaaatgagtctcctggtttagcctcctgagtagctggaattacaggtacccactaccaagcccagctaatttttttttttttttttttttttgtagttttagtagagacagggtttcaccatgttggtcaagctggtctcaaactcctgacctcgggtgatctacccttcttggcctcccaaagtactgggcttacaggcatgagctactgcacccagccaagaaggACTCGTTCTTGTCTTGAGGTTCTCTGTATAGTATAAGAACAGGATGTGTACTACCTTTACATAATAGTATCTGAGGGCTCGGCTGAGTTTGTCATAATTCATGTTAGGCTTGTTCTTGCGAATCCCCCAGAGACGAGCCACCTCTTCTGCCTGTAAAAGCTTAAACTGCCCATCATTAGAGGTCCAACAGATCATGTGCTTGTTCTGAGGCTTCTGCAGGAGCTGAAGGAGGAACTGCCACAGGGTGATAGCACTGTCCATAGCAATGAGCTGAAAGAATATAGATATGTGATAATATTAACAGCCAGTACCTATTTAACACTGTACGTCAAGCACTGTTTTAAGTGCTCtaaatgtattaattcatttaatcctcacatttcTATAAGGTAGAGACTACTgcatcctcattttacatatgaaaaaactGATTTATAAgagggttaagtaacttgtccaaagtcacccaAGTAAATGGTGAAGCCCAGGCAATGATCTAAGCCCAGGCAATGATCTATAAGCCCAGGCAATGATCTAAGCCCAGGCAATGATCTAAGCCCAGGCAATGATCTAAGCCCAGGCAATGTGGACCCAGAGTCCAAACTCTTAAACAGGCCGCAGCTGCTTATGAAATGCCTTAAGCAACAAGCAACTTGCAAGGACGATAAAGCTAGTTCCCTAAATTATAGGAAAAGACAATGATTGTCAATCACTAGTGACTGTCATTCACTGTTGATAAATTTTAATCCTAAAATCTCATTGCTGTATTCCCAGGAGACCACCATTCCAGCATCTATCTAAATCAACCCAGTTTGTTTGCctgcgtgcgtgcatgtgtgtatgtgtgtgtgtctatctcagGGTGGCCCAGGGGCTGAGGTGTAGGGAATAATCTACTTTTGCTCCAATTGGTTTCCATTACCATAAATGTCATTTACATACAAACTGGCAGCATTCTGAATTCAGCAAAGTGTTCTCTCAATTTAATTTACAAGTTCTGTCACTGTTCTGTCCACAGGGATTCCATCTGCAAAATTCTCCTTTGATTAGCGACTTTTATGTGATTATCAAGACATGGAATCTTTTAATATCTTAAGTTTCAGGATGTCCCTGTTTAGGCCTGAGTGTTTGATTTTGGCATTACTGGTTTTGGGGGCCAGATATTCTTTGCTGTGGGAAGCTGTCCTGTACACTGCAGTTTGTctaacagcatccctggcctctacccactagatgccagtagcaccccctGCCCCATTGAGAccaccaaaaatatctccagacactgccaaataTTCCCCCAGGGGTCAAAGTCATCCCAGTAGATAACCACTGGTTTAGGAAAAGGAGCAGCAAGGAATGCTCTCTCATAAAGGTATTTTCCTCATAGAATTTCAAAACACCTTTCTGTTAGGAAGAATTCTTTAAGGCAGAAACTCTGGCCAAATCTGTGTAAGTGTGTCCTAAGAATCCTATGATTGaatacttcacacacacacacacaaaaaaaaaacaaaaaaacaaaaaaaaccttccctTCTCTATCAACTGTGATCTCAACGGGTTAGAATAGAGTTTGAAAACTAATAAAATCAATAccattaaaacaatacaaaaccaGATAAACTGgactacatcaaaatttaaaactgttgTGCTGCAAATAGTGCCATCAAGTGAGAAGACAATCCCCTAAATGGGAGATATTTTCAAACCACGTATCACAAAGGAGCACGTatccaaaatacatgaagaacacctacaacttaaaataaatttaaaaagcaaagaatttgaaaagatatatcaaagatatataaatagccaataaacatacaaaaaaatgctctATGTCAGCTGAACCTACCCCATGCATTGGTGCCGCCCCCGGCCCACTCCATACTGGCTCCCCGGAGTTCCCTCAGCCCAGCCTGGTTCAGTCTAGCACAGTTCCCGGGAGGATGAAGTTCGTGTACAAAGAAGAGCATCCATTCAAGAAGTGCAAGGGCAAGAAGATCCAAAAGAAATACCAAGACTGGACGCTGGTGATAGTAGAAAAGGCTCCCAAAGCTCAGATAGGAGACCTGGACAAAAAGAAATACCTGGTGCCTTCTGATCTCAcagtacttccttttttttttttttttttttttgagacggggtcttgctctgttgccaggatagactgcagtggtgcaatcttagctcactgtatcctctgcctcccaggttcaagcgattctcttgcctcagcctgagtagctgggattacaagcacccacaacctcacccggctaattctcgtatttttagtagagacagggtttcaccatgttggtcaggctggtctccaatttctgaccttgttatcagctcacttcagcctcccaaattgctaggattacaggtgtgagccaccacaccccggcCCCAGTTCTACTTCTTCATCTGGAAGTGAATTCATCTTCAAGATGAAGatgccttgtttttctttgtcaacAATGTCCTTCCACCCACCAGTGCCACAATGGGTCAGCTCTACCAAGAACTCCATGAAGACGACTTCTTTCTCTACATTGCCTACAGTGATGAAAGTGTCTACGGTCTGTGAAACTGCTGTCCCTGAGCTGGAGGGGGTCTCATTCTACAAAGGGAGAGGTGGGCCCCCTTTTGATCTCCTCCTCCTTCACGCTCAAATACCACCTCCCTTATTCAGGACTGGCACTTCTTAATGTTTGAGGCTTTCTCTCCAGTCTCTCTGAGGAGGGGTAATGGTGGAGTTGGCATCTTGTACCTCTCCTTTATTCCCCTTTCTCTGTCCGCCTTTCCCATTCTGCTTTAGACTTCTTGATTGTCAGTCTCTGTCACACCCAAtgatttgttttggtttctgttcccTGACTGCCCAAGTGGCTCAGAACCCAAGCAATCCCTTCCTTTTACTACCTTCATTTTTGGGGGTAGTTGGAAGGGATTGGAGTCGTGGGGGGAAGGTAGGAGGCACatcaataaagaagaaatcaccaaaaaaaaaaaaaaaatgctctacaTAATTAGTTATTGGGGAACTAAAAGTCAAAACCACATAAGAAACCACTTCATGCCAACTTGGAAGGCTATAATCAagaagacagataataacaaaCATTGGCAAAGATGTAGATAAATTGAAGCCCTCGTACatagctggtgggaatgtaaaatggtgtagccactTTGGACAAGTTTACCACATGAACaaacaattctactcctaggtatatactcaaaagaaatgaaaacatacgtcCATACAAAAGCTTACAGAGGAATGTTtgtagcagtattattcataacaTCTAAAGAGTAAAAACCaactaaatatccatcaactgatgaatggataaataaaatgtggcacattcaTAATGGGGTATCATttagccatagaaaggaatgaggtacaaacacacacacaaggacaAATCATGAAAACATTATGCAAGTGACCAATAGAATCCAGtccacaaaagaccacatatatatggttccacttacatgaaatgtccagaataggaaaaTCCATAGACACAGAAAATAGATCAGTGGTTACTGAGGACTAGGAGCTAAAATGGGGAGAACAGAAGTAGGGAATGATAGAtatgggtacagggtttcttttgggggtgatgaaaatattctaaacagactgtggtgatgtttgcacaaaCCCCACAGCATACTACACGTAAgtaggtgaattttatggtacatgaattatatctcaataaagattTCTAAAACAGACAAACTTAACAAACATTAAAAGAGTTAGGTCTGAGAAGACTAATTCTAACAACATTTAACTCACAGAAGATGGAATCCTTAAAGGTCAACTATGCCTACTTCCAAAAAGGGAAGAGATAAGAAACTGTAGTGGAAAATAACTGTTCTAAAACACCCAAAATGTCCTCCAATAATCCTCATGATTATCACTCTCAAGCAGGCTGTATGGAGACAGACATCTAAAAGTAGTGAAGGGAAAATAACAAAGGAT from Callithrix jacchus isolate 240 chromosome 19, calJac240_pri, whole genome shotgun sequence includes the following:
- the ELK4 gene encoding ETS domain-containing protein Elk-4, whose protein sequence is MDSAITLWQFLLQLLQKPQNKHMICWTSNDGQFKLLQAEEVARLWGIRKNKPNMNYDKLSRALRYYYVKNIIKKVNGQKFVYKFVSYPEILNMDPMTVGRIEGDCETLNFSEVSSNSKDVENGGKEKPPQPGAKTSSRNDYIHSGLYSSFTLNSLNSSNVKLFKLIKTENPAEKLAEKKSQEPTPSVIKFVTTPSKKPPVEPVAATMSTGPSISPSSEETIQALETLVSPKLPSLEAPTSASSITTTFATTPPISSIPPCLQEPPRTPSPPLSSHPDIDTDIDSVASQPMELPENLSLEPKDQDSVLPEKDKTNNSSRSKKPKGLELAPTLVITSSDPSPLGILSPSLPTASLTPAFFSQTPIILTPSPLLSSIHFWSTLSPVAPLSPARLQGANTLFQFPSVLNSHGPFTLSGLDGPSTPGPFSPDLQKT